From the Paenibacillus sp. MMS20-IR301 genome, the window TCTGGATGACTCGTCCCTCAGCTATCCGGATTTCCAGTATCTCTGCACCTACCTGCTGGGCAAAAAAATGCTCCAGGAGCTGCCCTCCCATAAGCTGAATGTAATCTCGGAGCATTTCGGCATCCGGCTGAAGCACCATGATGCACTCGATGACGCCAGGGCCTCTGCCCTGATTCTGCTGAAACTGATGGAGCAGTGGCAGCAGTTTGACCCGCTGCTCTTAGCCGGTGACCAGGGCTACAAAGCCGGCACCCTGTATGCGGGCGGATATACGCCGTTCAAGGCAGCGCCGAAGAAGCCGGCCAAGAAGCCGGCAGCCCTGAAGGCTGCTGCTCCAGCGGCCGAAGCCAAAGCAAAGGCTGCCCGAGAGATGCCGGAGCTGGTGCGGGGCCAGCGCGTGGATATCGGGGAGCGGCTCAGTGCATCGCGGCTCCTGTTCGCAATTGAGTGGGACGCGCCTTCTCCCGGGCTAGAGCTGGATGTCTCAGCCTTTCTGCTCCGGGATACCGGCCGCTGTGAACAGGAGCAGGAGTTTGTCTTTTATGGAAATATGGAAGACCCCGGCGGCTGTGTCCTCTATGCCAAACCTGCGCCAGACGCGGGACTGCTGATTCTGCAGCTCTCCAGGCTGCCCGCAGCCATTGAACGGGTAGCCGTTACACTTACAATCTTCGGGGATGTGTCCGGCCGGAGTCTGGGCCAGCTGGGGCATGCTGCGGCTTTTCTGATTGATCCCGCGAGCGGGAAGAAGCTGGCCGGCTTTCCTTTTGCCCAAGGCTTAACGCTCGAAACCGCTGTCGTGATTGGTGAGTTCTACAGGTATAAAGAGAAGTGGCGGTTTGCGGCAATCAGCGAAGGCTTCTCCGGCGGACTGCATGCTTTGTGTACCCGTTACGGCCTGGAGGTGGAGTCTTCCGGACCAGCGGCGGGATCTGCTGCGGAATCGGCGGCGGCGGCTGAAGCAGCGGTTGTGCGCTCCGCAGAAGGACCTGACGAATAGCTGTCCTTCATCCGTGCGCCATGTACAAATAACCCCCAATCCGCATTTGCGGTTTGGGGGTTTGCTTTTACCAGCTTACAGCTTCATCCGGTAGACAGCCTTATTCTCCAGCCCGCGGATGAACGGCGTCCATTCCTCGGTCTCAGGAGTTGTATCAAGCGCATCTTCCACCATCTGCAGCTTGGCATCCATCGCATCGATATGATGCAGAGCAACAGCCTCCGCCGTCTGCGGCTGAACTGGACTGCCCCATTCGCCGAGGTTATGATGTGACAGGACGAGATGCTGCAGCGCCATCACCTTCGCAGATTCCAGATCAATCCCCGTACGGATTGCCGCTTCTGTAATCCAGTTCGAGGCCATGGAGATATGCCCGATCAGCTTACCCGGTACGCTGTAATCCGATACGATGCCGAACTGCGAGATCATTTCCTCCGGCTTGGCAATATCATGGAGGATAATTCCCGCCCGCATCAGATCCGGATTCAGGAACGGCCGCTGCTTGCACAGGAAATCACCGATCTCCAGCATCCGCACCATATGATAGGCCAGTCCGGCAAAATAAGCATGATGATGCGTCTTGGCCGCCGGATAGTGCATCAGCTTCTCTTCCACCTTGCCGACGCAGAAGCTCACAATCGCTGCAATCTCCGGGTCTGCTATACTGGCCATTGCATTCTTAATGGTATGGACCAGATCCACCGGACGCACCGGTGCCGAGCGGATGAAATCGGTAAGAGACACGCCGTCCGATTCGTTAGCCAGCCTGATCTTGATTACTTTGACCTGCAGCTTCTCGCGGTAGGTATGGGCAATGCCCCGGACCTTCACCAGCGCCATCGGGAAAAAGGTTTCTTTATCCGCCACGCTGACATCCCAATACTTAGCCGACAGCTGGCCGCTGGAATCACCAAGTACAATATCGAAATAATCCTTTGGAGGAGTACCGTTTGTCTGTTTCAGTGCCAGCTCTCTAAGCAGATAGAAGCCGGTGAATTCATCCTGCGGGGATAATTGTTTAATAAGTGTCATGTAGGAGCCTCCTATTTCTCACAGGCCTCTTGCCTGCCCTGTATATTAGAGTTTAGACGTTCACTTCCGAAATCCCTCTAAATTACTATACGATTACCATTCTTAATTATACCCTTCCCTCAGCTGCCCTGTCCCGGATATCACAAAAATAACCCCACAAATCAACCCCACAAAGTGAGGCTCTGGCTCCGAGGGTTACTCAAGTAATTTGTGGAGGCCCCAAAATATATAAATTTTCATCTCACAAAAA encodes:
- a CDS encoding TerD family protein: MDFTAIDFETANSSRSSACALGLVQVRAGVVTAEHAWLIDPQQRFDGMNIAIHGITPSMVQGKPTFRELWPTVEPLLQGEIVIAHNASFDMSVLRYCLDDSSLSYPDFQYLCTYLLGKKMLQELPSHKLNVISEHFGIRLKHHDALDDARASALILLKLMEQWQQFDPLLLAGDQGYKAGTLYAGGYTPFKAAPKKPAKKPAALKAAAPAAEAKAKAAREMPELVRGQRVDIGERLSASRLLFAIEWDAPSPGLELDVSAFLLRDTGRCEQEQEFVFYGNMEDPGGCVLYAKPAPDAGLLILQLSRLPAAIERVAVTLTIFGDVSGRSLGQLGHAAAFLIDPASGKKLAGFPFAQGLTLETAVVIGEFYRYKEKWRFAAISEGFSGGLHALCTRYGLEVESSGPAAGSAAESAAAAEAAVVRSAEGPDE
- a CDS encoding HD domain-containing protein produces the protein MTLIKQLSPQDEFTGFYLLRELALKQTNGTPPKDYFDIVLGDSSGQLSAKYWDVSVADKETFFPMALVKVRGIAHTYREKLQVKVIKIRLANESDGVSLTDFIRSAPVRPVDLVHTIKNAMASIADPEIAAIVSFCVGKVEEKLMHYPAAKTHHHAYFAGLAYHMVRMLEIGDFLCKQRPFLNPDLMRAGIILHDIAKPEEMISQFGIVSDYSVPGKLIGHISMASNWITEAAIRTGIDLESAKVMALQHLVLSHHNLGEWGSPVQPQTAEAVALHHIDAMDAKLQMVEDALDTTPETEEWTPFIRGLENKAVYRMKL